One window of the Rhipicephalus microplus isolate Deutch F79 chromosome 2, USDA_Rmic, whole genome shotgun sequence genome contains the following:
- the LOC119179107 gene encoding acyltransferase PGAP2-like, translating into MAPTTMTRPPAELLRVPFRILAVATVFLPLSSFVFCVLWSLMYNFSSVTSTHCGVANYLPSISAAVGGHTPQRYIWRIGVGLHTAPRLLICVMYHRYYKNMLDTQHQYVARIASWISFVEIFSLLGLSNVTSTENYAAHEKMFISFILCSLMYMILCCVIPSLGRRRSLSSVEEYSLKLKKQLTVGSLILCVLCTYFFIRHTTRCEPLMYTLFSLTEYIVVLCNMGFHMTAYWDFADKALYVSNIQWEGTGDKERLLPLNQDV; encoded by the exons ATGGCACCGACTACGATGACCCGGCCGCCGGCGGAACTTCTCCGCGTACCGTTTCGGATATTGGCAGTGGCGACAGTATTCCTTCCCTTGAGTTCGTTCGTCTTCTGCGTCCTGTGGTCGCTGATGTACAACTTTTCCTCGGTCACCTCGACGCACTGTGGG GTGGCAAACTATCTTCCGTCCATCAGTGCAGCGGTGGGGGGTCACACACCACAGCGCTACATTTGGCGCATCGGTGTCGGCCTGCATACCGCTCCTAGGCTTCTCATCTGTGTCATGTACCATCGCTACTACAAGAACATGCTTGACACCCAACATCAGTATGTAGCGCGAATTGCATCATGGATAAGCTTTGTCGAGATCTTCTCACTACTGGGCCTCTCTAATGTCACATCTACTGAAAATTACG CTGCCCATGAAAAGATGTTTATATCTTTCATATTGTGTTCGCTTATGTACATGATACTGTGCTGCGTTATACCAAGCCTTGGACGAAGACGCTCACTGTCTAGTGTG GAAGAGTACTCTTTGAAGCTGAAGAAGCAGCTGACAGTAGGGTCCCTCATCCTCTGCGTTCTGTGCACCTACTTTTTCATTCGTCATACCACACGCTGTGAACCATTGA tgtaCACACTCTTTTCTTTAACCGAGTACATTGTGGTGCTATGCAACATGGGCTTCCATATGACTGCCTACTGGGACTTCGCAGACAAGGCGCTTTACGTTTCAAACATTCAATGGGAAGGCACAGGAGACAAG